Within Macellibacteroides fermentans, the genomic segment GAGTCTTTATAAAAGCAAAAAAAATAACATCTGCTTAAGTAGTGGAGATAACGAAAATACCAGCGATTCACAATATAACAAACACACCAATAGTGTTAACCATAGAAAACAGGAGTTGTTTAACAGGATTCATGAGCTTAAAAACAACAACTACTCTCAAAGAGCAATTGCCAAGGCTTTAAACATTAGCCGTAATACTGTAAGATATTATTTTGAAATGGAAGAGTTGTTGCCACGAGCAACCATCTATTATAATAATTATGGAGATTTTATGGATCTGATTAAGGAGTGTTGTAATCAGGGGTTAAATGTAAGAAATATATTTGTGTCTCTGAAAAAACAGGGATTCAAGGGTAATCAAACATCTTTTTATCAGTGGTTCAACAGGCACTTCCCGGAATATCAGAATAAGAAAAGATTACCAGTAGCATTAAATACCTCTCCGATAGTTTATGAAGAAACTCGATTTAGCGGAATGTCACCCAACAGACTTGCTATACATTTAACAAATAGTGAATGGGGTGTTTCAAAGGAAACAGGCGAGTGTAGCAAGTCTCACATACTGGCAGAGGATATTATTAACTCCTCTATGTTATTAAAAAGCATGAGAGAGGTATACAACACTTTTAGAGAGGTTTTGAACAGTAAAGATGAACTTAGATTAGACCAATGGCTCGAGAAGTATAAGTCGACCCAAATACGGAGGATTAAAAGTTTTATAAATGGCATTATTCATGATTTGGAAGCAGTAAAAAACGCCATTAAATACCCTTGGAGTAATGGAGTTGTGGAGGGTCATGTAAACAGATTAAAAAACAAGAAAAGAGAGATGTATGGCAGGGCTGGATTTGAACTATTAAGACGAAAGGTCGTGCTTTCCAACTTAGGATAACCTGCACCAAATTTGACGAAGAACCTTTCCGCTTAACCGGACTCCGCCAAGAATACGGTTTTCAATCAGGTTGCCCATCGCATCACTTGCCAGACCAATCCGGCGCGAAAAGAAAGGATTTGCAGACCCATAAGCATCACCATACCCACCAAAGAGGTCGTTGTTGTCGATAAAAAACTGCCTTTTCTCGGGGATGAACACCTCGAAACGGGTCAGATTGGTAAAATTTTCGTCCACTTCCACATTCGAAAAATCAGGATTTACTGTAATATCAAGGTTCATGCTGTTGCCAATCGACAGCTTGGCATCGCCTCCGAATGAGAGCTTACTGTCATTTGAATCACTTGCGAAGTTTCTTGAAGTTAAAGCATTAACATATGGAATGATGGCGATGGGTTTGCGCGATTTTCCCAAGGGTTTTTCAAATTGCATGTTTCCCATAAAGGCAAGGCTCGAAAGCAGTTGGTTTTGAGGTACGCGAGACCAGGCACTTTGCTCGTTGGTTTGCATGTCCCAACGGTAACACTGTACCCGCCACGATGTTGCACCTTCATGAAATTTGATGGAGCTGAACGGGATGGCTGCTTCAAGAATATAATGATCGTCGAACTTCGTGCTTTGCAACTGCCATTTCTGATCCCAGCTGGTATTAAAATCGGAGCCGCCGCCCGAAACAAATACTTCGCGCTGAACGCCGTATGGAGTCATCCCGAAAAGGAAAGCGGTTGTGCCATCGTTAAAGGTGTCGAACATCAATGTGACGTTGTCATTGGCTGCTCCTCCGAAATCGCGACGCAGCGATGAAACCACGTAGTTGTCCGACTTCACTTCCGCACGAATACCTATATATATAGTATGCTCGTCATACAAAAGACGAAATTCAGTCGGGTTTGTCGATCGGGTGGAGTCGGAAGGGAAGAATTGCCAGAATTGGTTTCCACTATCGGCCGATTTCCAAGCATCTTCGTCAAGCTTCCCGTCGATTGTTATAGCTCCGTCGGCAATGAGTTTAACAGAAATGTTGTTGGCTTTTTTCTGACTGAAAACGGATAATGAAAAAAGGAGCGAAACAAATAAGTAAACTAATTTTTTCATACTATGAATGAATTAAAGATTTTACCGTTGTTGAAATTTATCACGATGCAAATTTGACCTGAAATGTTGACATAACTTGTATATAAATTACGGATATACCTACCATTATTCCGGATTTGATGCGTAGACTTACTATATTTAAAATGAGATTATTAACTTTGTTTCAGATTAATAAGAATAGCCATGGATAAAATAGTAAAATTTGAAAGTATTTCTCAGTATAATGAAGCGATGGGATTGGAAACTTTCCATCCATTGGTGAGTGTAGTTGAATTAGAAAAGATGAATCCTTCAAAGCCGATGGGCAAAATGCGGATCAGTTACGGGTTTTATACCGTTTACCTGAAAGATATTAAGTGTGGCAATATTAAATACGGCTGTAATTATTACGACTATCAGGATGGAACCTTGGTCTTTCTTGCCCCGGAACAGGTTTTCAGTGTGGAAAATTACAAAGAGAGTGTAAGGCCCAAAGGATGGGCGTTGCGGTTTCATCCCGATTTGATTCGTGGTACTACACTGGGTCAAAATATCCGGAATTATAATTTCTTTTCGTATGAAGTAAACGAAGCACTTCATTTATCGGAAAGTGAACGTCAAATCATTCTTGATTGTTTTAAAAAAATTGATATCGAATTGAGACACACAATTGATAAGCATAGCAAAACATTAATTGTTCGAAGTATTGAGCTGTTCCTTGATTATTGTGTTCGCTTTTACGACCGTCAGTTTATTACACGAAGTCATGTCAATAAAGATATACTGGTTAGGTTTGAAAAACTGATTGATGAATATTTTGAATCAGAGAAAACACAGTTATATGGTTTGCCGTCGGTTAAATATTTTGCCGATCAGATAAGCCTTTCACCGGGATATTTTGGGGAGCTTATAAAAAAGGAAACAGGAAAATCGGCACAGGAATATATTCAACTCAAGCTGATGGATATTGCAAAAGATAAACTTCACGACAATAGTCTGTCGATCAGCGAAATTGCCTATATACTCGGGTTTAAATATCCGCAGCATTTCACCCGTTTGTTTAAAAGTGTAACTGGGCAATCGCCTAATGAATATAGAGCCCGGAATTAAAGGTTTATAGATGCTGAGAAAAGAAAAAGCACCTACGATAGATATCGTAAGTGCTTTAGTATGTTGTGGTCCCACTTGGGCTTGAACCAAGGACTCCCTGATTATGAGTCAGGTGCTCTAACCAACTGAGCTATAGGACCGGTTCAGACACTGGGTCTGAAATCGGGTGCAATATTACGGGTTTTAATCGGAATATACAAGTTTTTTAGTAAAAAGTTGTTTTATTCTTCCTTGGGTGTGCCCGCAAATTCCATGAGATAGGCTTTGATAAACCCATCCAGATCGCCGTCCATCACTGCGCCAACATTGCTGGTCTGGTAATCGGTACGGTGGTCTTTTACGCGGCGGTCGTCAAACACGTAACTGCGTATCTGCGATCCCCACTCAATTTTCTTTTTGGCTCCCTCCACCTTGGCGATCTCTGCACGGCGTTTTTCCAATGCGAGTTCGTAGAGCTGCGATTTAAGGAGTCGCATGGCGTTCTCGCGGTTGCCCAGCTGCGAACGGCTCTCGGTGTTTTCGATCAGGATCTCGCGCGTTTCGCCGGTGTCCGGATCGCGGTAGTTGTAGCGTAGGCGGACTCCCGTTTCTACCTTATTTACGTTCTGTCCTCCGGCGCCTCCCGATCGGAATGTATCCCATGATATGTCTCCCGGATTTACCTGAATCTCGATGGTGTCGTCTACCAGCGGGGTGATAAATACGGACGAGAAGGAGGTCATTCTCTTTCCCTGTGCATTGTAAGGGGATACGCGGACCAGACGGTGTACGCCGTTTTCGCTTTTCAGATAGCCGTAGGCCATCTCGCCTTCCACCTGCATGGTTACGGTCTTGATGCCGGCCTCGTCGCCATCCTGCCAGTTGGTGATGGTTACCTTGTAGCCTTTGCTTTCGCACCAGCGTTGGTACATACGGCATAGCATGGAAGCCCAGTCCTGACTTTCGGTTCCGCCTGCGCCTGCATTGATTTTAAGTACCGCTCCCAAGCGGTCTTCTTCCAGGCGAAGCATGTTTTTAAGTTCCAGGTTCTCAACCAGCTCGAGGGAGGTGGCATAGGCCTGGTCTACCTCTTGTTCGGTTGACAGTTCTTCCTTATAAAAATCGTAGGTGAGCTGGAGTTCTTCGCATGCGGTGTGCATCTCGTTATACAGCTCTATCCATTTTTTAATCTCTTTTACCTTCTTCATCTGTTCTTCCGCCCGTTTGGCGTCTTCCCAGAATCCGGGATCTTGCGTACGAAGTTCTTCTTCTTCTAGTTGAATGGTCTTGGCATCAATGTCAAAGATACCCCCTCAGCGCCAGATCGCGCTCCAACACGTTGTGTAGTTGGTCTGATGTAATCATATTTATCTGTTCTAATTAATATTTGGGTGCAAAGGTACGAAAAAAGACGATTACTCCTGATACATTGCCTCGATTTGAGCCGCATACTTTTCGCCGATTACGCGTCTGCGTAATTTCAGCGTGTCGGTAAGTTCCTTTCCTTCCATCGTGAAGGGTTCGGCCAACAGGGTGAATTTCTTGATCTTTTCGTAGGAGGCCAGGTTGCGCTGGTGTTCTTCCACACGTGATTCGATCAATCGGATGATCTCCGGATTGGCTACCAGCTCTTCCCTGCTCTCGAACCCGATGCCTTTTTGATTGGCATATGCTTCCACCATAGGGAAATTGGGGATGATAAGCGCGCTCACGAATTTCCGCTCGTCGCCGATCACGGCTATTTGTTCGATGTATTTGTCGCTGCTGAGAAGCATCTCGATGGCCTGCGGAGCGATGTATTTACCGTTGGATGTTTTGTACAGGTCTTTGATACGTTCGGTAAAATAGAGTACCTCGCCTTCCAGACGGCCGGCATCTCCGGTACGGAACCATCCGTCGGGCGTGAAGGATTGTGCGTTGGCTTCTGGCTTATTATAGTATCCGGCCGTAACGGTCTTGCCCCTCACGAGTATTTCGTTGTTGGATGGATCGATCTTTACTTCCACATCGGGCATGATGGTTCCGATGGAACCCATGATAAAGCCTGTTTCAGGATAGAAACATACGGTTGCAGTGGTTTCGCTGAGTCCGTATCCGTAACGGATGTGGATGTCTACCGACTGAAGGAAGATGTTCACTTCGTCCGACAGCGGGGCGCCGGCTACGGGGAACAACTTGCCGCGTTCGAGTCCCAATACACGCTTAAGCATGGCGTATACGGTTTTCTGGTAGAACCTGAACTTGCTTTCAAGCAGGAAGGGGGCTTTGATCCCTTTGTTTTTGTATTCCAGGTTATAGAGTCTGCCTGTCTCGATGGCATCCAGGAATACCTTTCTGATAGCCGAAGGCGAATTGTTAATCTTATCCTGCACACCTACGTATACCTTTTCCCAGAACCGGGGAACGTTGCACATCAGGGTAGGGTGTATCTCGGGAAGCGTTTTTTGAATCATCTTCGGATCGTTGTTGATGGCGATCTTCACCCCTTTGTGAATACAGTAGGCTACCCATGCTTTTTCGAAGATGTGGGTGAGCGGCAGGAAGCACATGGAGGTGTCTTTGTCGTTTACTTCGGGCAGGCGCAGGGTGTGGATATGCATGGACTTCATGAAGTTGGAGTGGTGCAGCATAACGCCTTTGGGCTCGCCGGTGGTGCCGGAGGTATATACAATGGTAGCCAGATCGTCTTCCGATGCCTCCTTCATACGTACCTTCACAGTCGATTCCGCATGGGTGTTGTTGCCCAAACGCAGAAAGTCGTCGAAGTATACCGATGTTTTATCTTCCGGATTTAGCTTTACGCTGGAGTCGAATACGACCAACCGGGTAAGAACCGCCGATTTTTGTTGTACTTTGAAGGCGTTGTTGTATTGTAACTGTTCGCCAACAAACAATGTGTGGATTTGGGCGTCGTTCACAATGTAGTCTATCTGAGCCGGCGAACTGGTTGCGTAGAGCGGGATGGGTACTGCCCGGTTTGCGTAGGCTCCGTAATCAGTATACAGGCATTGTTGCATGTTCTGCGAATATACGCCGATGTTTTCTTGAACGCCTATGCCGAATTCCGCCATGGCTTCGGCGGTTAGCATAACTTTGTCAGCAAACTCCCTCCAGGATATCTTGAGCCATTTCCCGGTTTCGTTATTTCTGTACTTTAATGCAATGCGTGACCCGTACTTGTCGGCCTGACGGTGTACTACTTCGGCAAAATGATAGTAAGACATAATCCTTTATTTTGAATTGAATATACAAAAGTAAGCTTTTCATTGGATAATGAGTAGGTAGATACTATTATTTTACACAAAAAGGACGTTTATGTGCAATAATGCTGTTAAATTTGGCTTTTTACCGGTAATATTCGACTCTTTTATGTGAACAAATGTGAAATATATTGTAAAAAATAAAATTATTTGAAAATATATGGTAGTATGTATTGCATAGTACAATAGCAATGCATATATTTGTGGCATAAAACAGAAAACAATGAATGCAGAAAACGTAAAATCACAAATGAGGAAGGGTACTTTGGAGTATTGTATACTCCTTCTCCTCAGCAAGGAGCCTGCTTATACATCTGATATTATTCAGAAATTACAGGAGGCAAGATTGATTGTTGTTGAAGGCACTTTGTATCCGTTGCTTACCCGGCTGAAAAATAGTGAACTGCTAGGCTATCAATGGATTGAATCAACACAAGGCCCGCCACGTAAATATTATCAGTTGACGGAAAAGGGACAACTTTTTTTAGGTGAACTGGAAAATGCATGGGAGGAGCTGAATAATACAATAAACCACATTAGAAACAATTAATAATTACCAAAATGAAGAAAACGCTTACCGTTAATCTGGGAGGGTCCGTATTTCATATAGACGAAGATGCCTACCAGCTTTTAGAAAAATATTTGTCTAACCTCCGTGTTCATTTTAAGAAAGAGGAGGGTTCGGACGAAATTATGAATGATTTCGAAATGAGAATCTCTGAATTGCTTGGAGAGCGCATTAAACTGGGCTTCGAAGTGATTACGATAGAACATGTGGAAGAGGTGATCAAACGCATGGGAAAACCGGAGGAGATTTTTGATACTGAAGGAGAAAAGGAATTTGCATCGGAAGAGGGAAAAACTCATACTACGTCTACAGGTAGAAAGCGTTTTTACCGCGACCCGGATGATAAGATATTGGGTGGTGTTGCCGGTGGTTTTGCTGCCTACATGGATTGGGATCCCAGCGCTGTACGTATCGGTTTGTTTGTTCTCTGCTTTTTCTGGGGGGTTATGATTCCG encodes:
- a CDS encoding AMP-dependent synthetase/ligase — its product is MSYYHFAEVVHRQADKYGSRIALKYRNNETGKWLKISWREFADKVMLTAEAMAEFGIGVQENIGVYSQNMQQCLYTDYGAYANRAVPIPLYATSSPAQIDYIVNDAQIHTLFVGEQLQYNNAFKVQQKSAVLTRLVVFDSSVKLNPEDKTSVYFDDFLRLGNNTHAESTVKVRMKEASEDDLATIVYTSGTTGEPKGVMLHHSNFMKSMHIHTLRLPEVNDKDTSMCFLPLTHIFEKAWVAYCIHKGVKIAINNDPKMIQKTLPEIHPTLMCNVPRFWEKVYVGVQDKINNSPSAIRKVFLDAIETGRLYNLEYKNKGIKAPFLLESKFRFYQKTVYAMLKRVLGLERGKLFPVAGAPLSDEVNIFLQSVDIHIRYGYGLSETTATVCFYPETGFIMGSIGTIMPDVEVKIDPSNNEILVRGKTVTAGYYNKPEANAQSFTPDGWFRTGDAGRLEGEVLYFTERIKDLYKTSNGKYIAPQAIEMLLSSDKYIEQIAVIGDERKFVSALIIPNFPMVEAYANQKGIGFESREELVANPEIIRLIESRVEEHQRNLASYEKIKKFTLLAEPFTMEGKELTDTLKLRRRVIGEKYAAQIEAMYQE
- a CDS encoding PadR family transcriptional regulator, with translation MNAENVKSQMRKGTLEYCILLLLSKEPAYTSDIIQKLQEARLIVVEGTLYPLLTRLKNSELLGYQWIESTQGPPRKYYQLTEKGQLFLGELENAWEELNNTINHIRNN
- a CDS encoding ISL3 family transposase, translating into MIDNTSQPKDNNFFINKHSLQAIFGIPGVVFYDSVISDNLILLSARLKDKTAKCICCGKRSKSVHSSYMRKLTDLAVVGRAVKIILKVRKFRCRYSNCTQTVFSEQHLPLTRKHSRLTDRTSHFLQKLLIEVSSRKGEYISELLSIKQSSSTCLRIVKSIEMPHFQELTTIGIDDWAYRKGKSYGTIIVNAINHRPVELLKSRDKEEVADWLIRHNSILYVTRDRSSSYSNAIKSGASKASQIADRFHLVKNLGDHIAHEIRMEYKTIKNSWLAHRKSLYKSKKNNICLSSGDNENTSDSQYNKHTNSVNHRKQELFNRIHELKNNNYSQRAIAKALNISRNTVRYYFEMEELLPRATIYYNNYGDFMDLIKECCNQGLNVRNIFVSLKKQGFKGNQTSFYQWFNRHFPEYQNKKRLPVALNTSPIVYEETRFSGMSPNRLAIHLTNSEWGVSKETGECSKSHILAEDIINSSMLLKSMREVYNTFREVLNSKDELRLDQWLEKYKSTQIRRIKSFINGIIHDLEAVKNAIKYPWSNGVVEGHVNRLKNKKREMYGRAGFELLRRKVVLSNLG
- a CDS encoding helix-turn-helix domain-containing protein, whose amino-acid sequence is MDKIVKFESISQYNEAMGLETFHPLVSVVELEKMNPSKPMGKMRISYGFYTVYLKDIKCGNIKYGCNYYDYQDGTLVFLAPEQVFSVENYKESVRPKGWALRFHPDLIRGTTLGQNIRNYNFFSYEVNEALHLSESERQIILDCFKKIDIELRHTIDKHSKTLIVRSIELFLDYCVRFYDRQFITRSHVNKDILVRFEKLIDEYFESEKTQLYGLPSVKYFADQISLSPGYFGELIKKETGKSAQEYIQLKLMDIAKDKLHDNSLSISEIAYILGFKYPQHFTRLFKSVTGQSPNEYRARN
- a CDS encoding carbohydrate binding family 9 domain-containing protein encodes the protein MKKLVYLFVSLLFSLSVFSQKKANNISVKLIADGAITIDGKLDEDAWKSADSGNQFWQFFPSDSTRSTNPTEFRLLYDEHTIYIGIRAEVKSDNYVVSSLRRDFGGAANDNVTLMFDTFNDGTTAFLFGMTPYGVQREVFVSGGGSDFNTSWDQKWQLQSTKFDDHYILEAAIPFSSIKFHEGATSWRVQCYRWDMQTNEQSAWSRVPQNQLLSSLAFMGNMQFEKPLGKSRKPIAIIPYVNALTSRNFASDSNDSKLSFGGDAKLSIGNSMNLDITVNPDFSNVEVDENFTNLTRFEVFIPEKRQFFIDNNDLFGGYGDAYGSANPFFSRRIGLASDAMGNLIENRILGGVRLSGKVLRQIWCRLS
- the prfB gene encoding peptide chain release factor 2 (programmed frameshift) encodes the protein MITSDQLHNVLERDLALRGYLDIDAKTIQLEEEELRTQDPGFWEDAKRAEEQMKKVKEIKKWIELYNEMHTACEELQLTYDFYKEELSTEQEVDQAYATSLELVENLELKNMLRLEEDRLGAVLKINAGAGGTESQDWASMLCRMYQRWCESKGYKVTITNWQDGDEAGIKTVTMQVEGEMAYGYLKSENGVHRLVRVSPYNAQGKRMTSFSSVFITPLVDDTIEIQVNPGDISWDTFRSGGAGGQNVNKVETGVRLRYNYRDPDTGETREILIENTESRSQLGNRENAMRLLKSQLYELALEKRRAEIAKVEGAKKKIEWGSQIRSYVFDDRRVKDHRTDYQTSNVGAVMDGDLDGFIKAYLMEFAGTPKEE